The following are from one region of the Candidatus Hydrogenedentota bacterium genome:
- a CDS encoding DUF2088 domain-containing protein codes for MRQLIQRNSALSAEQLARFVQDAFEHERVDAKRALFIVPDSTRSMPMPAMFRALYDTLHARVAKMDYLIALGTHPPMPDDAIYRMLGISAEERAGVYRDVGIFNHEWKNPAMLAHIGDLAEEQLAEISDGLLRETVPVTINKRVLDYDLVCIVGPVFPHEVVGFSGGNKYFFPGVAGEELLNVFHWLGALITNPIINGAKYTPVRAVVDTAASMITVEKRCFCLNVMGKDCHGIFYGAPEEAWSAAADLSAKTHIVYKDKPFKSVLAMAPEMYDEIWVAGKCMYKLEPVVADGGELIIYGPHIREISITHGELIKRIGYHTRDYFLAQMDKFADIPGGILAHSTHVRGIGTYEDGVEKCRVQVTLATSIPEAECRAINLGYRDWRSIDPEQWRNREHEGYLLVERAGEVLYKLGVESPAPSAAVSAVV; via the coding sequence ATGCGCCAATTAATACAACGGAACTCTGCGCTTTCTGCCGAGCAATTGGCGCGCTTCGTCCAAGATGCCTTCGAGCACGAACGAGTAGACGCCAAACGTGCGTTGTTTATCGTTCCTGACTCCACGCGCAGCATGCCGATGCCGGCCATGTTTCGCGCGCTGTACGACACGTTGCATGCCCGAGTTGCGAAGATGGACTACCTCATCGCGCTCGGGACGCACCCGCCGATGCCGGACGATGCGATTTACAGAATGCTTGGAATTAGCGCGGAAGAACGGGCCGGCGTGTATCGCGACGTCGGAATCTTCAATCACGAGTGGAAGAATCCGGCGATGCTCGCGCACATCGGTGATCTCGCCGAGGAGCAACTCGCCGAGATTTCCGACGGTCTCTTGCGCGAGACGGTGCCGGTCACGATTAACAAGCGGGTGCTCGACTACGATCTCGTCTGTATCGTCGGGCCGGTGTTTCCGCACGAGGTCGTTGGCTTTAGCGGCGGCAACAAGTATTTCTTTCCCGGTGTCGCGGGCGAGGAACTGCTAAATGTATTCCACTGGCTTGGCGCACTGATTACGAACCCGATAATAAACGGCGCGAAATACACGCCCGTCCGCGCCGTCGTGGATACGGCCGCGTCCATGATTACGGTGGAAAAGCGCTGCTTCTGTCTCAATGTGATGGGCAAGGACTGCCACGGCATCTTCTATGGCGCACCGGAGGAGGCGTGGTCTGCCGCCGCAGATTTATCTGCGAAGACGCACATCGTGTACAAGGACAAGCCATTCAAAAGCGTGCTCGCGATGGCCCCGGAGATGTACGACGAGATTTGGGTGGCGGGCAAGTGCATGTACAAGCTGGAACCGGTCGTCGCGGACGGCGGCGAGTTGATCATCTACGGCCCGCACATCCGCGAAATCAGCATCACACATGGTGAACTTATCAAGCGAATTGGTTACCACACACGCGACTATTTCCTCGCGCAGATGGACAAGTTTGCCGACATTCCGGGCGGTATTCTCGCGCACTCCACGCACGTCCGCGGCATCGGCACATATGAAGACGGCGTGGAAAAATGCCGCGTGCAGGTGACGCTGGCCACATCAATTCCCGAAGCCGAATGCCGCGCCATCAACCTGGGCTATCGCGATTGGCGCTCCATCGACCCGGAGCAATGGCGCAACCGCGAACATGAAGGATATCTGCTTGTCGAGCGCGCCGGAGAGGTCTTGTACAAGCTAGGAGTGGAAAGTCCCGCGCCTTCGGCCGCCGTATCTGCTGTAGTTTAA
- a CDS encoding ATP-grasp domain-containing protein: MGTVIIFGAVDDPQVVRVREEIRQRRGRSLLVDTQAFPGQMSLSMGRGKIECDGRRLPRAVTSVYLRGLGANPLAPQYRKDFRQRPHGLIAQMDERLALLASIILALKSRGVPIVNDLDVNAQHSRKPYQLALLDGAGLPVPRYLASSDPVAVKAFVRAVGRAVYKPVGGGATVRAVRRADLTQDRLESLRVAPVLFQERVEGVSVRAYVVGGRCVAAAEIHSTELDYRRKEDEVVATRLSRAEARACIAAARVCSMTFSGVDLIRGGRGFHVLECNPSPMFAVFEDKSGTDVAGPLAELLLS, from the coding sequence ATGGGGACGGTCATCATCTTCGGGGCAGTCGATGACCCGCAGGTGGTGCGTGTGCGTGAAGAAATTCGCCAGCGTCGCGGCCGGTCCCTACTTGTCGATACCCAGGCATTCCCCGGGCAGATGTCCCTATCGATGGGCCGGGGTAAAATCGAATGCGATGGGCGTCGTTTGCCTCGCGCCGTCACCTCGGTTTATCTCCGCGGCTTGGGTGCAAACCCGCTCGCGCCGCAGTACCGCAAGGACTTTCGGCAACGCCCGCACGGCCTAATCGCGCAGATGGACGAACGTCTCGCACTGCTCGCTTCGATTATCCTCGCGTTGAAATCGCGTGGCGTTCCCATCGTCAACGATCTTGACGTCAATGCGCAGCACAGCCGCAAGCCGTATCAGCTTGCGCTGCTCGACGGGGCCGGGCTTCCCGTCCCGCGATACCTTGCGTCGTCTGATCCGGTGGCGGTGAAAGCGTTTGTGCGCGCGGTAGGCCGCGCGGTGTACAAACCGGTGGGTGGCGGCGCGACGGTACGCGCCGTGCGCCGCGCAGACCTGACGCAAGACCGCCTCGAATCCCTTCGCGTCGCTCCGGTGCTGTTTCAGGAGCGGGTGGAAGGGGTCAGCGTCCGCGCGTATGTAGTCGGCGGCAGGTGCGTCGCCGCCGCAGAAATTCACTCGACCGAGCTTGATTACCGCCGCAAAGAGGACGAGGTGGTCGCCACGAGGTTGTCGCGAGCGGAAGCGCGTGCCTGCATTGCTGCCGCGCGGGTGTGTTCCATGACGTTTTCCGGCGTCGATTTGATTCGCGGCGGGCGCGGGTTTCACGTACTCGAGTGCAATCCTTCCCCGATGTTCGCCGTATTCGAAGACAAATCCGGGACCGATGTTGCCGGCCCCCTCGCCGAACTGCTGCTGTCCTGA
- a CDS encoding sugar phosphate isomerase/epimerase — MASIGIGINLEFVRHEDKPFEWGVDKAAELGYEYVEPMVHLGRELLSEAGYFHSVSMYDDPYRVKRACEKAGVKLSGFSAHCPLCKPEISTEYLKQAIRFAAEAGAPVCNTDEGPKPKWTTIEEDHTLMRYVLREASYVAEARGIFIGIEPHQQYSKHPDGLDRIYNLVDSPAIGINFDTGNSYLCGHDPYAWLERVKDRLVHLHAKDISVQQSDTERGKVTGTPVGCACGDGVIDWKRVIDIVKTAPRDIVLSVECGTVEQGKRSIAHLRSLLHS; from the coding sequence ATGGCAAGTATCGGCATTGGCATCAACCTTGAGTTTGTTCGACACGAGGACAAACCGTTCGAATGGGGCGTCGACAAGGCCGCGGAACTCGGCTACGAGTACGTCGAGCCGATGGTGCACCTCGGCCGCGAATTATTGAGCGAAGCGGGTTACTTTCACAGCGTCTCGATGTACGACGATCCCTATCGGGTCAAGCGCGCCTGCGAGAAAGCGGGCGTGAAATTGTCGGGTTTCAGCGCGCACTGTCCGTTGTGCAAACCGGAAATAAGCACGGAATACCTCAAGCAGGCTATCCGCTTTGCGGCGGAAGCGGGCGCGCCGGTCTGCAATACGGACGAAGGTCCAAAGCCAAAGTGGACCACTATCGAAGAAGATCACACGCTGATGCGCTACGTATTGCGGGAAGCGAGTTATGTCGCCGAAGCGCGCGGCATCTTCATCGGCATTGAGCCGCACCAGCAGTACTCGAAACATCCCGACGGCCTCGACCGCATTTACAACCTCGTCGATAGCCCGGCCATTGGCATTAATTTCGATACCGGCAACAGCTATCTCTGCGGGCACGATCCGTACGCGTGGCTGGAGCGCGTGAAAGACCGTCTCGTCCACCTGCATGCGAAAGACATTTCGGTTCAACAGTCCGATACCGAGCGCGGCAAAGTCACGGGCACGCCCGTGGGCTGTGCCTGCGGCGACGGCGTCATCGATTGGAAACGCGTGATCGATATCGTGAAGACGGCACCGCGCGACATTGTGTTGTCCGTTGAGTGCGGAACGGTCGAGCAAGGAAAGCGCAGCATCGCGCATTTAAGATCACTGCTACACTCATAA
- the pdxB gene encoding 4-phosphoerythronate dehydrogenase PdxB, which translates to MKIIVDENIPYGGDAFESLGNVILRPGRAISQEDVRDADMLMVRSITRVNAALLDGSRVRFVATATIGTDHLDEAYLKERGIAYASAPGCNANSVAEYITASLLVLAETRGFKLWDRTLGIIGHGNVGKRVAQKARALGMRVVLNDPPLERETRDDTYRPLEEIFNCSIITAHVPLTKSGPDATYHLLNEAFFSRCKTGTLILNTSRGAVCDGNALRVALESGKIGAAALDVWESEPDVDLELLSNCAIATPHIAGYSFDGKVNGTRQIYEAACAFLGVTPTWDPAPLLPAPDVPEVHANGTARSIQSELAATVCSVYDILEDDARMRALLTMPAAERGPYFDRLRKEYPRRREFHNTRAVVDPKNAVLSKTLESLGFSS; encoded by the coding sequence TTGAAAATTATTGTCGACGAAAATATTCCTTACGGCGGTGACGCATTCGAGTCGCTCGGTAATGTTATCCTGCGGCCGGGGCGCGCGATTTCCCAGGAGGATGTTCGCGACGCGGACATGCTGATGGTGCGTTCGATCACGAGGGTGAACGCGGCGCTGTTGGACGGATCGCGCGTGCGCTTTGTGGCGACGGCGACGATCGGGACGGACCATCTCGATGAGGCGTACCTGAAAGAACGCGGTATTGCCTACGCCAGTGCCCCGGGCTGCAACGCAAACAGTGTGGCGGAGTACATCACCGCCTCTCTGCTCGTGCTGGCGGAAACGCGCGGGTTTAAGTTATGGGACCGTACGCTGGGTATCATCGGCCACGGCAACGTCGGCAAGCGAGTCGCACAGAAGGCGCGCGCGCTTGGGATGAGGGTCGTGCTAAACGATCCGCCGCTCGAACGCGAAACACGTGACGACACGTATCGTCCGCTTGAGGAAATCTTCAACTGTTCGATCATCACGGCGCACGTGCCGCTCACGAAGTCCGGACCCGATGCGACATATCACCTGCTGAACGAGGCCTTCTTTTCGCGGTGTAAGACCGGTACGCTGATACTGAACACGTCGCGGGGCGCGGTGTGTGACGGGAACGCACTGCGCGTCGCGCTCGAATCGGGCAAGATCGGCGCGGCCGCGCTCGACGTGTGGGAAAGCGAGCCCGACGTAGACCTCGAATTGCTCTCGAACTGCGCCATCGCGACGCCGCACATCGCCGGGTACTCGTTCGACGGCAAGGTGAACGGTACGCGGCAAATCTACGAGGCAGCCTGTGCTTTTCTCGGCGTCACGCCCACGTGGGACCCCGCGCCGCTTTTGCCTGCGCCCGATGTGCCTGAAGTGCACGCGAATGGCACGGCGCGTTCCATTCAATCCGAGTTGGCAGCGACGGTTTGCAGCGTCTACGACATTTTGGAGGACGACGCTCGGATGCGGGCGCTGCTAACGATGCCCGCCGCGGAACGCGGACCGTACTTCGACCGGCTCCGCAAGGAGTACCCGCGGCGGCGCGAATTCCACAACACGAGGGCGGTCGTCGATCCCAAAAACGCGGTGTTGAGCAAGACGCTCGAAAGCCTGGGGTTCTCCTCATGA
- a CDS encoding Gfo/Idh/MocA family oxidoreductase — MNTESNELKPTRRTFIYTAGALAAGSVLPRAKAQAQTPVGANDRIGVGFIGCGGRGSHHAKELAAMRERGEAIELVAACDAYRPRMAALAERFQLKQHWIHHELLANADVDVVCVATPDHVHAPQAVDAVRAGKDVYCEKPFTHWRQIEITKTACDEIGKSDRVFQLGTQGMSDPAWHTMAKLVKEGLIGQPIHAECGYFRVGDWGERGMPIDDPNAKPGNDLNWEAFLGDAPKRDFDVSRYFRWRMYEDYSGGPVTDLFPHSLTPTVFMLGVSVPSQAVGIGGIYRYPEREVPDTFNMLLDYPEKLTLAVLGTQGNNLQGAHGRGSGGRCPHLRGWDGTLTVMPNPETKQDEVVFTAAEGAKKDAQRFPIEGKESVPEHWKNLLTCVRTREKPNSSIDLAYRVQTALQMAAHAARTGKTAKYDAESRAVIL; from the coding sequence ATGAACACAGAATCGAACGAACTCAAACCGACGCGGCGCACGTTCATTTACACGGCTGGCGCGCTTGCCGCGGGGTCCGTGCTACCGCGCGCAAAGGCCCAGGCGCAGACGCCGGTGGGGGCGAACGACCGCATCGGCGTGGGGTTCATCGGGTGCGGCGGGCGCGGCTCGCATCACGCGAAGGAGCTCGCGGCGATGCGCGAGCGCGGCGAGGCGATCGAACTGGTCGCCGCGTGCGATGCGTACCGTCCGCGGATGGCCGCGCTCGCGGAGCGGTTCCAGTTGAAGCAGCATTGGATTCATCACGAATTGCTTGCGAACGCAGATGTCGACGTCGTCTGCGTGGCAACGCCGGACCATGTGCACGCGCCGCAAGCGGTGGACGCGGTGCGCGCGGGCAAGGACGTGTATTGCGAGAAGCCGTTCACGCATTGGCGCCAGATCGAGATTACGAAGACCGCGTGCGACGAGATCGGCAAGTCGGATCGGGTGTTCCAACTCGGCACCCAGGGCATGTCCGATCCCGCGTGGCACACGATGGCGAAGCTGGTGAAGGAAGGTCTCATCGGCCAGCCCATTCATGCCGAGTGCGGATACTTCCGCGTGGGCGACTGGGGCGAGCGCGGCATGCCCATTGACGATCCGAACGCAAAACCCGGGAATGACCTCAACTGGGAAGCGTTCCTCGGCGATGCGCCCAAACGCGACTTCGACGTCAGCCGCTATTTCCGCTGGCGCATGTATGAAGACTACAGTGGCGGACCTGTCACCGACTTGTTCCCGCATTCGCTGACACCGACAGTATTCATGCTCGGCGTGAGCGTTCCGTCACAGGCCGTCGGCATCGGCGGAATCTATCGGTATCCCGAGCGCGAAGTGCCCGACACTTTCAACATGTTGCTGGACTATCCGGAAAAGCTCACGCTTGCGGTTCTCGGTACGCAGGGCAACAACCTGCAGGGCGCGCATGGACGCGGATCGGGAGGAAGGTGCCCGCACCTGCGCGGTTGGGATGGAACGCTGACGGTCATGCCGAACCCGGAAACGAAGCAGGATGAAGTTGTGTTTACGGCGGCAGAGGGGGCGAAGAAGGACGCGCAGCGGTTCCCAATCGAAGGCAAGGAAAGTGTCCCCGAACACTGGAAGAACTTGCTGACCTGCGTCCGCACGCGCGAGAAGCCGAACAGCTCGATTGACCTTGCGTATCGTGTGCAAACTGCGCTGCAAATGGCTGCGCACGCGGCGCGCACCGGCAAAACGGCGAAGTACGATGCGGAGTCACGCGCGGTAATTCTGTAG
- a CDS encoding sulfatase, with the protein MRTISRRQFMGTTAAATIGAALGTNAAPPTRKLNVLHIISDDLCARLGCYGDTMVKSPNIDRLAARGVLFQHAYCQYPLCNPSRASFMTGMRPDTIKVLDNQAVFRDAIPDAVTIAQSFKNAGYSVARVGKIYHYGVPRQIGTDGLDDPASWEEVYNPRGRDVDDIGLVEVLELGPDGKSRTVTGKKPENTGGTLSWLAADGVDAEQTDGIGAAAAIRMLEARAKEDKPFYLAVGFYRPHTPYIAPKKYFDMYPTGEIPLPEIPANLNELFPAPALATHKPMHHAMSGELRREAIQAYAASTTFMDAQVGLVLDALDRLNLTGNTIVVFHSDHGYHLGEKHLWQKMSIFEESARVPLIVCVPGNGANGTKSTRPVELVSLHKTLVDLCGIAGDAKTQGHSFRVLVENPNAEWNHAAYSQVQRKKDSEQITGRSVRTERWRYTEWNGAADGTELYDHTTDPGEMKNLAGDPAHANTVEELRTVLREGGK; encoded by the coding sequence ATGAGGACCATCAGTCGACGGCAGTTTATGGGCACGACGGCCGCGGCAACCATCGGCGCCGCCCTTGGAACAAATGCCGCGCCGCCAACTCGAAAACTGAATGTGTTGCACATCATTTCGGATGACCTGTGCGCGCGGCTGGGCTGTTACGGCGATACGATGGTGAAATCCCCGAACATCGACCGTCTGGCCGCGCGTGGCGTGTTGTTTCAACATGCCTATTGTCAGTATCCGCTGTGCAATCCAAGCCGCGCCTCGTTCATGACGGGCATGCGTCCGGATACGATCAAGGTCCTCGACAACCAAGCCGTGTTTCGCGATGCCATTCCCGACGCGGTCACAATCGCGCAAAGTTTCAAAAACGCCGGATACAGTGTCGCGCGCGTGGGCAAAATCTATCACTACGGCGTGCCGCGGCAGATCGGAACCGACGGGTTGGACGACCCCGCGTCGTGGGAAGAGGTCTACAACCCCAGGGGCCGCGATGTCGACGATATCGGGTTGGTCGAGGTGTTGGAACTCGGCCCGGATGGGAAGTCGCGCACCGTAACGGGAAAGAAGCCGGAGAACACCGGCGGCACGTTGAGCTGGCTTGCCGCGGACGGTGTCGACGCGGAACAGACGGACGGCATTGGCGCGGCGGCGGCAATCCGCATGTTGGAAGCGCGAGCGAAGGAGGACAAACCGTTCTACCTCGCCGTCGGCTTCTACCGGCCCCACACGCCGTACATTGCGCCGAAGAAGTATTTCGACATGTATCCAACAGGCGAGATCCCCCTGCCCGAGATTCCCGCGAACTTGAACGAACTGTTTCCGGCGCCCGCCTTGGCGACGCACAAGCCCATGCATCACGCCATGAGCGGCGAATTACGCCGGGAAGCAATTCAGGCGTACGCCGCATCGACCACCTTCATGGATGCCCAGGTCGGATTGGTGCTGGACGCGCTCGATCGTTTGAATCTCACCGGCAATACAATCGTAGTGTTTCACAGCGATCACGGGTATCACCTCGGCGAGAAGCATCTGTGGCAAAAGATGAGCATCTTCGAGGAGTCCGCGCGCGTGCCGCTGATCGTTTGCGTGCCGGGGAACGGGGCGAACGGCACGAAAAGTACACGACCGGTCGAATTAGTCTCGCTCCACAAGACCTTGGTCGATCTGTGCGGAATCGCGGGAGACGCGAAAACCCAGGGACACAGCTTCCGCGTGTTGGTGGAGAATCCCAATGCGGAGTGGAATCACGCTGCGTACTCGCAGGTACAGCGCAAAAAAGACAGCGAACAAATCACGGGCCGCAGCGTCCGCACCGAACGATGGCGGTACACCGAGTGGAACGGGGCCGCAGACGGGACCGAACTGTACGATCACACGACCGACCCGGGCGAAATGAAGAACCTCGCCGGCGATCCGGCGCACGCGAACACTGTCGAAGAATTGCGCACGGTTCTCCGCGAAGGCGGGAAGTAG
- a CDS encoding PmoA family protein, producing MRFTLRFGIAIGNVLLCTATSAFAAESGFDCADERGRLTVLVGKTPKLTWRYEPRAVDVETTNFSLFTPPAFKPYVEALYTPSGVNILRDSPEDHKHHHGLMFAVAVDGTNFWEEAEGHGEQATQGHQFELFGDRQAVGDATLTEKIEWKSPTGDIAVEEDRTVVLHRPAGLVPTLLTWKSSLYGSQGKPGPTFTGTKYNGLGMRFLESMDKGGTFFNADGGTGVAGTAIVKSTWCAYSANADGKPVTVAMFDHPTNERHPATWYTMDTPFAYLSATLALDKEPLQKMELVLTYGVAVWDGTKTKVEVEAVYQRWLKLVEPLVAPTAPAK from the coding sequence ATGCGCTTTACTCTGCGTTTTGGTATTGCGATCGGCAACGTACTGCTTTGTACGGCGACAAGCGCGTTTGCGGCAGAGAGTGGCTTTGATTGCGCGGACGAGCGTGGCCGGCTGACTGTGTTAGTGGGCAAAACGCCTAAGCTAACCTGGCGATACGAACCCAGAGCAGTCGATGTTGAGACAACGAATTTTTCCTTATTCACGCCTCCAGCGTTCAAACCTTACGTGGAAGCGCTTTATACACCCTCGGGCGTCAACATACTCCGCGATTCGCCTGAAGACCACAAACATCACCACGGGCTTATGTTTGCGGTCGCCGTTGATGGGACGAACTTCTGGGAAGAGGCGGAGGGCCATGGGGAACAAGCGACACAGGGGCATCAATTCGAGCTTTTTGGTGATCGTCAAGCAGTTGGTGATGCAACGCTGACGGAGAAAATCGAATGGAAGTCGCCGACCGGCGACATTGCGGTGGAGGAAGATCGAACAGTTGTCCTGCACAGACCCGCAGGTCTGGTCCCTACGCTGCTGACCTGGAAGTCCTCCTTGTACGGTTCTCAGGGCAAACCCGGGCCCACGTTCACCGGCACAAAATACAACGGTCTCGGCATGAGGTTTCTCGAATCGATGGACAAGGGTGGTACCTTCTTCAATGCGGACGGGGGGACGGGGGTGGCGGGGACTGCCATCGTGAAATCGACGTGGTGCGCGTATTCCGCGAATGCGGATGGCAAGCCGGTAACGGTGGCAATGTTCGACCATCCCACAAACGAGCGGCACCCCGCGACGTGGTACACGATGGACACGCCATTTGCGTACTTGTCCGCCACGCTCGCGCTCGACAAGGAACCGCTGCAGAAAATGGAACTTGTGCTTACCTACGGCGTGGCAGTGTGGGACGGAACGAAAACCAAGGTAGAAGTGGAAGCAGTCTATCAACGCTGGTTGAAACTCGTGGAGCCGCTTGTCGCGCCCACGGCGCCGGCAAAATAG
- a CDS encoding type II toxin-antitoxin system RelE/ParE family toxin: MKAEFRRSFTRDLEKLNDRSIRERVSEVIDAVKAANNLDEVTGVKKLQASANLFRIRVGEFRIGIRAIGEDVVFVRCLHRKDIYRHFP, from the coding sequence GTGAAGGCGGAATTTCGACGAAGTTTTACAAGAGACCTTGAAAAATTGAATGACCGTAGTATTCGAGAACGCGTGTCCGAGGTAATCGACGCCGTTAAGGCAGCCAATAATCTGGATGAAGTCACTGGGGTGAAGAAGTTGCAGGCAAGCGCAAACCTTTTTCGAATTCGAGTTGGCGAATTCCGTATCGGCATACGCGCAATTGGAGAAGACGTTGTCTTCGTACGCTGCTTGCACCGCAAAGATATCTATCGGCACTTCCCGTAG
- a CDS encoding SDR family oxidoreductase, whose translation MPDGVQVFDLTGKVAVITGGGGALGSAISCGLARAGAQIAVTNVTLDKAAYVASQMRETCGHAVGYELDITKPGAVESFADEVFKEFGKVDILVNCVGGNLKEATTSPELSFFDITPDAMQRVIDLNFLAAIVRPCQVFGKRMVQNEAGGSIVNISSMAATTPLTRIVGYSAAKAAVDNFTKWFAVYLARDCKSKLRVNAIAPGFFLTAQNQFLLTNDRTGELTERGQQIIDHTPMGDFGISGDLVGAAVWLASDASRFVTGTIIPVDGGFSAFSGV comes from the coding sequence GTGCCCGACGGCGTCCAAGTTTTTGACCTGACCGGCAAAGTCGCAGTCATTACAGGCGGCGGCGGAGCGCTTGGCAGCGCCATCTCGTGCGGGCTGGCCCGGGCGGGCGCGCAGATCGCCGTCACGAACGTTACCCTTGATAAAGCTGCGTACGTCGCGTCGCAAATGCGGGAAACCTGCGGGCACGCCGTCGGCTACGAACTCGATATCACCAAGCCCGGCGCGGTCGAATCGTTCGCGGACGAGGTTTTCAAGGAGTTTGGCAAGGTCGATATTCTGGTGAACTGTGTCGGGGGGAACCTGAAAGAAGCGACGACATCTCCGGAACTTTCCTTTTTCGACATTACGCCGGACGCGATGCAACGGGTCATTGACCTCAATTTTCTCGCCGCGATTGTGCGGCCGTGCCAAGTATTCGGCAAACGCATGGTTCAGAACGAAGCGGGTGGGTCGATCGTTAATATTTCCTCGATGGCTGCAACTACGCCGCTTACGCGCATCGTCGGATACAGCGCAGCGAAGGCGGCGGTGGACAATTTCACGAAGTGGTTTGCGGTGTACCTTGCTCGGGACTGCAAATCGAAGCTGCGTGTGAACGCGATCGCACCCGGGTTCTTCCTCACCGCGCAGAACCAATTCCTCCTGACCAACGATCGCACGGGCGAACTCACCGAGCGCGGCCAACAAATCATCGATCACACGCCCATGGGCGATTTCGGGATCAGCGGCGACTTGGTCGGCGCGGCCGTGTGGCTCGCGTCGGATGCGTCGCGCTTTGTTACCGGAACGATTATCCCTGTGGATGGCGGCTTCTCCGCGTTTTCAGGCGTGTAA
- a CDS encoding DUF2585 domain-containing protein has protein sequence MKFENRTVPVALSAAAALLLLQATVLYLFGQPPICTCGYVKAWEGVVKSSGNSQHLTDWYTFSHIIHGLAFYGLLTWAFPKMPVAWRFAGAVGLEAGWEILENTPMVINHYRKQALAQGYVGDSIINSVCDNLSMIAGFAFAWRARVWMTVGLVAAFELFTLACIRDNLTLNIINLIHPIDAIGRWQAGG, from the coding sequence ATGAAATTCGAGAATCGCACCGTCCCTGTCGCCTTGTCCGCCGCCGCCGCGCTCTTATTGCTTCAGGCCACCGTGCTCTATCTGTTCGGGCAGCCGCCGATTTGCACCTGCGGCTACGTCAAAGCGTGGGAAGGCGTCGTGAAGAGTTCGGGCAACTCCCAACACCTGACAGATTGGTACACGTTTTCGCACATCATTCACGGACTCGCCTTCTACGGTCTGCTGACGTGGGCATTTCCGAAAATGCCGGTGGCGTGGCGGTTCGCCGGCGCCGTCGGGCTCGAAGCGGGTTGGGAAATCTTGGAGAACACGCCGATGGTAATAAACCATTACCGCAAGCAGGCGCTCGCGCAAGGTTACGTCGGCGACAGCATCATCAATTCTGTGTGCGACAACCTGTCCATGATCGCGGGTTTCGCCTTCGCGTGGCGCGCCCGCGTGTGGATGACGGTGGGTCTTGTCGCTGCCTTCGAACTGTTCACACTCGCCTGCATCCGCGACAACCTCACCCTCAACATCATCAATCTCATCCACCCCATCGACGCCATCGGACGTTGGCAGGCAGGCGGGTAA
- a CDS encoding HAD hydrolase-like protein: MSDPVAVLKGHKPSHEFLIAIDSDGCAFDTMEVKHKECFIPNIIKHWDLQPISKYARAAAEFVNLYSKWRGINRFPALVMTFDLLSEWDKVQQRGWKAPDIPNLRKWVETETKMGNPVLAKYCELHDHADMHRTLAWSKAVNATVADIVKEGLPPFPFVRECLQKAQSKADMVVCSQTPTEALQREWEEQGIAQYVFAIAGQEMGSKTEHIRFSSEGRYDKSKILMIGDAPGDMKAARGNNALFFPINPGEEETSWQRLYEEGLDRFFHGTYAGDYEAGLIHEFEKFLPDTPPWKN, encoded by the coding sequence ATGTCCGATCCCGTTGCTGTCCTGAAGGGTCATAAGCCATCGCACGAATTCCTGATCGCCATCGATTCGGACGGGTGCGCGTTCGATACGATGGAGGTGAAACATAAGGAATGCTTCATTCCGAACATCATCAAACATTGGGACCTCCAGCCCATTTCGAAGTACGCGCGCGCCGCGGCGGAGTTCGTCAATCTTTACTCGAAATGGCGCGGCATCAACCGCTTCCCCGCGCTGGTGATGACTTTCGACTTGTTGAGCGAATGGGACAAGGTGCAACAGCGCGGATGGAAGGCGCCGGACATCCCAAACTTGCGGAAGTGGGTGGAGACGGAAACGAAGATGGGAAATCCTGTCCTCGCGAAATACTGCGAGCTGCACGATCACGCGGACATGCATCGCACGCTCGCGTGGAGCAAGGCGGTGAACGCGACGGTCGCGGACATCGTGAAGGAAGGCTTGCCGCCGTTTCCGTTCGTGCGCGAGTGCCTGCAAAAGGCGCAGAGCAAGGCGGACATGGTGGTCTGCTCGCAGACGCCGACCGAAGCCCTGCAGCGCGAGTGGGAAGAGCAGGGGATTGCGCAGTACGTTTTCGCGATCGCCGGCCAGGAAATGGGATCAAAAACGGAGCACATCCGTTTCTCGTCCGAGGGCCGCTACGACAAGTCGAAAATTCTCATGATCGGCGATGCCCCCGGCGACATGAAGGCTGCACGAGGAAACAATGCGCTGTTTTTCCCGATTAACCCAGGCGAAGAGGAAACGTCGTGGCAGCGGCTATACGAGGAAGGACTTGATCGGTTCTTCCACGGCACCTATGCAGGGGACTACGAGGCGGGATTGATTCACGAGTTTGAGAAGTTCCTGCCCGATACGCCGCCGTGGAAGAATTAG